CAGGAGCAAGCTTGGCAAGCTGCAATAAGTCTTGCATGACCAATTCTTCGTATAATGAATCGCTTCCCGTGGTCAGGATGACAAAGCCGTCCTGAATACCTGAGATCGGAAACGCGTCACCCGTTTGCGTCTGTATGTACTCCCGTTGTTTTGAAACCTCTACTTCTGAAAAAGGTTTCAAAACGCTCCATAATTTGGGAGCGTCCCGGGAATTAACAGGTTCTTCTTTCTGCGGTTGACATCCGCTGAGCAGAATGACAAGCAGCAGCAAAAGTATGCCGCTCTTTTTTACTATAAACGTACGCTGCATCAGTTCCACCCCCTTCTCTACAGCAAGTCCCCGGGTTCTTTGCGAGAAAACACAACTGCCGGCACCCAAGCTGCCAAGACCGCACTCAATAAACACATCAGGAGCGGAGCAAATATCAGAAGTGCGGCATCCGGCTTAAACCTAATACTTTGACCCGATGTATATTGCTGTAACAGCGATATCCCTGTAGCCAAAAGCCCAGCCACAACAAAGGGATAACCGGTTTTTTTCATTAGCAAAATGATGGTTTGCCGCGCGGTAGCGCCGATGGTTCGTTGTATACCTGTATATTTCGAAATCTCCCGTGTTTTAACAATGGTAAATGCAAACAAACCAAAACAAGTTTGCAGAATCAGCATAGCAATCAGAAACCACAAGGTATACGTGTAGCTGCGCTGCATTTCAAGAGTCCGTTGCAAATCATAAGATGGTTCTGTCACTTTAATATCCGCTGTTTCCCGCAGTTGCTCGCTGAGCTGTGGATACAATTCTTGGATTCTTGTATAGTCGCTGTTTCTGATGAGGATTTGCGGTTCAACCTTGTTCTGCCAAAAAGTATCTTTATTTTTCTCGTCGGTTGTATAAATGCCGAGCAAAGGGTAAGTTAATCCCGGTCGCTCCATATACTCACCCAGATCGACGATCCCGACGATTTTTTTAATTTCCTTCGGACCGTAACTGTAAAATTCCGCCTCTTTTCCTAAAGCGTTTTCGGCTGAATCAAATAGAGCGGCTGCCAACTCTTTACCTACCGCTATTTCTTCGTATTGTTGCGGCCAGCTGCCTTGACTGACTGTTAACCCCTGGACTTTGGCGTACTGACCGGCGGTCACGATAAGGTCGGTCGTATACTGTACGCCATTCGCTTTAAAGGTGTATCTTGAATAAGCGCCTTGCCAGGCAATACTTTCTTCTTCTACTCCCAGATCAACCAGTTTGCCGATATAATCACTCGGTAAGTGGATTTCGTTTACTTGATGAATGCTTTGAATCTGTATGAGATCAAATTGTGAGGTTTTCAGTTTTTCCTCCAGACGGCTTGTTTCCATGATGGTTGACCAGGTGCTTTGCTGGATGACAAGAATGAGCAGGAAAAAGGTCAGTAAGCTGAGTTCACGCCGAAAATCAATTTTCCCCCATTGGAATTTTGATTTTCCCTTTAGGGCATCGATGGGACTCTGGCCCAAAACAAAGTAAGTACAGATCGTACTGCTGATGGAAGCAAAGAACAATGTGATAATTAAAAACGGGATAAGCGCGCTGATTTGAAACACATAGCGGATACCCAATAAGTAATAACAGACATTTAAGACCAACCATACACCCGGAATTGCGAAAACCGAAGCGGCAGATGAGAGCTTCAGATAATTCGTAGCGTATTCCAGTTCGATCTGCTCAGTACTGGAGCCCATCGCTCTGCGGATTGCAATGGCTTTTCGTTCCTGATATAAATGCAGCATGAGCAATGATGTGATCAGGAGCATAGAAATAACTACCATTTTTATAAACAGATCGGTGAGAGGAGCCAATTCTTCATTTTCCATGCCAACCTTAAGCGGCGGAGTCAGATCGATCGGGATAGAATAAACCTCCGTTTGAAAGTGTCCTTCGAAAGTGTCTAGCACTTTGCGCAAGGTTAAAGGGATATTCTCTTTTTGATCGATTTTGATCAAAAGATAGTTAGAAGGTTCCGGATTAAAAATAGCTTTGGCTGATTCTTCGTATTCGCTGCCTTCCAGGTATAAACCGGAGTCACTGGGTGATTTCCAAGCAGAATGTAATTCTTCGTTAGTTGCCGATTTTCTCTCAAGGGGATAATGCAGCTTTGCCATCAAGCGGCTCAAAAAAGCCGCGTCATCACCATAATCAAGGTAGATCATACTGTCGACTTCATCCGGATAAACCTGAGATCCCGTCCATTGTAAGGAAGTCAGGATTTTCTGCGGGTAAAGATGCTCCAGCGAGGTCATAAAGCTAGGTTTCCAATCGAATTTATCCGATGGAGCCCCCTCAAAATAAAAACCTGCCGCATCATAGATATTCTTCATGGTTGACCCGAATTCCCATTTGTGCATTTCGTTGGCATAGGCTCCCAACACAGCCCAATTGTAATCCAATTCGTCGGGTAAGCGGTCTGTATCAGGGCTTAATTGCATAATTCTGAAATAGCTTGGCTCAACATACAGCGTCTGAACATAGTGGCGAAAATAGGGCAATCGACCTTCAATCGAGTCTGTGGGGCGATTCGCCTCATAATGCGTAAAAGTGACGCGATTCTTCGCTACCAGAGAAACCTCTTCCACATGTTCAATCGCTTTGATTTGTTTACTGTCCGCTTTGGTAAAGTACTCTGATGTGAGAAGTGTCGTATCATAATCCCATCCGATAGCATAGATCAAAGTCTGATCTTTTTCTTTTTCTTCATCGAGCTGAAATTCAATTCCGCTGCTCAAGCTGGCTGCAGCCATGACGCAGATCTCGAATAAGAGTATACTTGTAAACAGAATCGCAGAAATCGTCCTTGTTATCGGTTCCATGGAGCGATAGTGCTGGAATAAACGCCTGATAGTTTGCTTTGCTTTTCTCATGTTACACCTCAATATGGACACCTATAATTAGTAAGGATCATTACTTACTTACCAAAAAATTGTTCAACAATCATAAGTGGATCTTGGTAATCGCCGGTTTTTAGAAAACGTGCTATTTACCAAACTTGGTGATCGATCCACCAGGATTAACTGTTTATCTCACCCAATCCACTGCTTTTATTACCACATCGCTTTTTTGGTATATTTCACTTATATCTTTCACCGACAATAGCGGTTTGCTTCTTTCTATAATTTACACTCACTTTTGCTTAACGAGTGACATCGACTATCGCTTTTTCTAAAATGTTTTGCATCAGCAAACTATCTTCTTTGTTTCCTAAGGTCATACGGCAAATCCATTCGTTGATCATGATTCCTTTTCCATCGAACAAGAAGAAACTATACAACCCCACAGCTCGATCATCTGCTTCTACCAACATGGGATGAATACTAGGAACCAGATTGAATCTCCGTACCATTTCGTAGTTCTGGTCTTCGTAAATCAGTAAATCCAGATACTTCTGCCGCAAATTCTCTGTTTCTTTCATAACCTTATCTATCTGTATCTCATAGGCATTACGATAATACCACTCGGGTTTTGTGTCTGCATTCTCACGAACCGCCAGTTCTTGTAGTATGATTGGGTACCTTGTCCGCACATCGGTAGCTGGTAAAACAATTACCACTTGTATCTGTTCTTTCAAAACATCGAGTAAAGTGGTTAATTGCGTAGGGAAGTTTCCAATTGTCCAATGAATCAGCAAGGTAGGTTTGGTTATTTTCAGCGCTTCTTTTTTTGTGTTTGCGACCAAACTAAGCAAAGATCACCTAAAGGTTTGCCAATTTGCACCGGTGTCGGTGTTTCTTCTGCCGTTACAAAATAGGAATAAACATCTTCATACTGATTCACTGCATAATAGAGATATTGCCTTTGAATTACCCCAGCTTCCAAGAACCAAATCACGGGATGAAAGTATTTTACAATGTCCAGATAATCTTGCTCAAACCCTAATTTCAGTAAATCACTCTGCTGCATTTGAATCAGTGCGGTATTGGCTGGCAGATCCATCACCTCATAAAAAGGCAAGTTGCGCATCGGCGCTAATCCGCCAATCAGGAGCGTGACAGGAGCAACCCCGGCAAACTGCAATAAGTCTTGCATGACCAATTCTTCGTATAATGCATCGCTTCCCGTGGTCAGGATGACAAAACCGTCCCGAATACCTGAGATAGGAAACGCGTCACCTGTTTGCGTCTGTATGTACTCCCGCTGTTTTGAAACCTCTTCATCTGAAAAAGGTTTTAACACACTCCAAAGTTTGGGAGTGTCTTGAGAAATAACAGGTTCTTCTTTTTGTGACCGACACCCGCTGAGTAAACCATGAGCAACACCAAAAAAAGGCTGCTAATTTTCACCGAGAGCGAGCGATTCATAGGTTCTGATCTTCCTTCCTTACAGCAAGTCTCTGGGTTCTTTCCGAGAGCATCCTCTTGCCAAGCAATTATCTAATTTGTCCATTTTGCTTGCCAGGGCTATTGTGATTTTGTCCGCTTGAAGCACACAACAAAACATAGTCATTAATTCCAGCATTATCCTTATTTCCCCTTTT
The Negativicutes bacterium DNA segment above includes these coding regions:
- a CDS encoding ABC transporter permease, whose translation is MAAASLSSGIEFQLDEEKEKDQTLIYAIGWDYDTTLLTSEYFTKADSKQIKAIEHVEEVSLVAKNRVTFTHYEANRPTDSIEGRLPYFRHYVQTLYVEPSYFRIMQLSPDTDRLPDELDYNWAVLGAYANEMHKWEFGSTMKNIYDAAGFYFEGAPSDKFDWKPSFMTSLEHLYPQKILTSLQWTGSQVYPDEVDSMIYLDYGDDAAFLSRLMAKLHYPLERKSATNEELHSAWKSPSDSGLYLEGSEYEESAKAIFNPEPSNYLLIKIDQKENIPLTLRKVLDTFEGHFQTEVYSIPIDLTPPLKVGMENEELAPLTDLFIKMVVISMLLITSLLMLHLYQERKAIAIRRAMGSSTEQIELEYATNYLKLSSAASVFAIPGVWLVLNVCYYLLGIRYVFQISALIPFLIITLFFASISSTICTYFVLGQSPIDALKGKSKFQWGKIDFRRELSLLTFFLLILVIQQSTWSTIMETSRLEEKLKTSQFDLIQIQSIHQVNEIHLPSDYIGKLVDLGVEEESIAWQGAYSRYTFKANGVQYTTDLIVTAGQYAKVQGLTVSQGSWPQQYEEIAVGKELAAALFDSAENALGKEAEFYSYGPKEIKKIVGIVDLGEYMERPGLTYPLLGIYTTDEKNKDTFWQNKVEPQILIRNSDYTRIQELYPQLSEQLRETADIKVTEPSYDLQRTLEMQRSYTYTLWFLIAMLILQTCFGLFAFTIVKTREISKYTGIQRTIGATARQTIILLMKKTGYPFVVAGLLATGISLLQQYTSGQSIRFKPDAALLIFAPLLMCLLSAVLAAWVPAVVFSRKEPGDLL